The genomic interval CTTAAACTCTCAGTGGAGaaaacatattaaaatctcatTAATTAGTTTAGAACTAGCAGCAGAGAGACGTTATTTACTTCATCTTGGGAGAAGAAGTCCTCAAGGAATATTTCGCGTTACTTGTTACGAGAAACTACAGAGTAACACAACCGATTTACATTACTTGAACATGTGAAAATGTGAACCTAGAATTATATGTTGAATATTGTTGATTACAGTAACTTAAACATATGATTGCAAAATGGCACTATATCTGGGAAGAAACCCTTTAAACTTGATTCACGGTCCTTGCACTCTCCCGAACTCTATATAGAGCCACTGCAGAAGACCAATAATCTATTGATCAAATATGTTCTCCATCTTTTTTGATCTAGCATGCAGTATTCATAATGTGTCCATACTCCTGATTGCACTCATAGGTTGATATCTAAAAAACATTCAGCACCACATTCTGATAGATATTGACACTAGACAAATAGTTTAGTTACCAACTACGATAATGCACCAACATATCTTGTAACCAATAATTAGACTGAAGACTTAACATAACGTCGAAGGAACTACAAGTCAGGCTGAATGTATACGAGTCTTGGATTATTTCTATACACAACTCCATCCAATTGTCTCGGATTCAAGGTACAAactaaaaataaacaaatatgATGAATAGAAAACAGAAAGTCACACAATTTTGGAATCTTCCAACATCAAAGGAGAACCTGGTTGAGCTACAaggattgattgagttttcaGTTGTTGCTATGCTTGATGATCCTCTGCAGTACCACAGTCCTTGCTCTTCGAATATCTCGGCTGCACATATCAGCTTGAGATCCTAATTCCTCCACATTCTTCATAAATACTCCCAACTTCTTCTTAATCTCGTCTATTGCAATCCTAACTGCTTCTTGCTCAATAGCAAAGCTTGCATCATCTATGAGCGACTGaatttcaatttccaatcgGTCAATCAGAACTCGAATGCTGTCCAAGTCCTTGATGGCAACATAAGTACCAACTTGCATTGAGCTAATTACTTCCTTCTGACCCTTCATAGCACTTTCATAATTCTTCCACAAAGAGTCTATCCATTTCCCCATTGAACCAATGGGGATAGAAGTCGCTGCAGCAAGAGCTGCTGCAACAGGCGGAGCAGCCATGGCTGCAGCCACAACCGAACAAATCAAGACCGCAGCAAAAGTAGCAACAAATATGATACTTGATACCTTCCTCCAAGCATTGATGTACTTGAGCTTCTTATCCAGCTTGTTCTTTCGGATGTGCAACTTCTCGAGCATTATTAGTTGTTGCCTGTAAACAGTTTGAAACATTTGGAAGAACTCTCCGGTAAAAGGGTCACCAGCTGCCTTAAAATTCTTCAACTCTGCCAATGTCCTCGTGTACCGACTGCCTCCCACCTCAGTCTCCTCCTCGAATTGTTGAAGGGCAACAAGAATGAGCAACTGACTATCACGAGCTCGCTTCAGGCACTTCTCCAATGCAGTACAAAAGTCAAGAGTCTGCAAGCTATTTTCAAAGTACTCCTCAACCAGCTCAAACAATTCCTGATTCTTCCATATGTCTTTCTTGCATTCCAGTATCACCTTCACAACCTCCTGGTTCATCTCCAACAGACATTCTGTAACTTGTTTCAACGAATCAAAAGAGAGAGCTCGAACTTCAACTCCTGCTGCAAGAGTGCTGATGACTTGATTGGTTCGGTTCTGGAGGTTGGTATCAAACGACTGCAAGTCCGCATCAACCTTGCAAGCAGCCTCATATGTGCTCAATTGATCAGTTGTGTACTGAAAAGTGGTCAGGTTTATAGCAGCCGAAGATGTCTCAGCTGCAGTCTTCTTGCTCATATGGCTTCCCATAGCTTCAATTCAGATCTAAACAAACAATCACACAAAGCACAACAAACCCAGATGTCAGCTTACAACCTTAGCGGCTTAGCCAGCCTGCCACCCTTTCTTCCTCACACAGAAGCTAAACAAACGACCATGAATCAGAACCAATAAACAAATGCAGAAGCAGCTCCTTTTCAAACAAAAGCAGAGATTGAACACGCACAAATGAACAACCCAACTTCACAAAAAACCACAAAATCATCCAAAGCTTTAAACTTTTTCCCAAACCCACCTCACAAAACCAGACAAACTATCTAACCTGTAACTTTTACCGAACAGTAGGTGGGTATAAACAAGGAAACTCTTTTCAGATAGAAAGATGGGTTTCTGTTTTTTAAAGCAAAATCAGAGAATTTCAGGGGCTGAGATTATAGCAACGATGAGGGAAAGCTTATAACTTTAGAATGAGAGAGAGCAAAGTGAAGAAAAGGTgggttggggggggggggggggttagaTATTGGGGTAATGAAGATAGCTTGCACGCATGAGAGAGAAGAGTGAATTGGGAATGGAAAACGCGGGAAGCAAGGTGGCCCCTCCTGATCTTCTTCCTCGTCCTCTAAACCCCTTTTCTAATATCTCTCTTAAGTTTCAAGGCGCAAAGCAACAGTTACCGAAGGCAAAGGCGGCACCGCAGTTTGATTTCTAGAGAGAAGAGAACACTGAGAGaggaggaaaaagaagaagaagcttagGAGCGAAGACAGTTGGGTATGTAGTCATAATGGCAAGCAACAACAGAGGACAATTTTTAATGTCGTCATCATttgcaaagaaacaaaagtcTTCAATGAGGGAATTCAGAGGAGGTTTTCACACTTTGCACTTTACAGGATCCACTAAACTTATATGACCAAAGTGTCCTTATCTGAAACATTGCAATTTCAGACAAGTAAACTCCGGTGAAACAATACAGATAGCGCGCACGTAAACGAAAGAGAAAAACAAGTGTAAACGAAAGGGAAAACCAAGTAAATGCTAGagtaataaaattaaattgtaAAAGTATATCGGATTATGCTTTTTTTACGAAAAAATTTAggataaatagaaaaatattaattggtaagaaacaaattgagcttataattttgtttatatCATACCATTGTAAATGTGAATTGCGAAAATTACTATTTCAGATGCATTTGCATAAGTGATTATGGTGTTTTTGATAACTGATTAGCATCATAGTCATCCAACAATAGATCTAATTGAAAATGActacatttttttgtttgtgattTTTATCATGCATTTAAATTCAACGATAACCGATAGACATTGAGCATGCACATCGAACTCAAATATTGATTATTCGGATTGTAATGATTAGCAAGTTGAGAAATGAAATCCGTTACCGAAGACATTTGAGGTCAATTTGCAACAAATGGAAAGATTAGGAATGAAGGGAAAATGTACCTTGATTGCTATGCTTCAAGTTGGTAAACCAAGATAGATTGGAAACTCATGGGGAACTCCAAACTTGAAAGGGAATGAAGGCTGGTTTCGATTTGTAAATGGTCGGCAACTGATTTGCATCTATTTATACACTTTGAACCCAAAAAGAAACTTGCAAAGCAAGAGATGGGAACTGTAAATTTAACATAGGAATCAGATAACTCTAGCTTATGTAAGTCATTCAGTTGGAAACTCGACAGGTTCCTAGAGTAAAAGTCTTACATTCTGTAAATGGCAGTATCGTAAAATATTCTGAGATCGGAGGGTGTATTACGAAGTAAAACTCCTTAGAGGAGTAGGAAAAGCAAAGCTGTTTTACTACTGGCTGGGGTCATACCGCGTGCTTCCAACTCACCAGCTTTCGGGGAGTGTGGGGCCCGGAGACACGCGTTGCGAATTTAGTAACGTCCAACTTCGTAACACTCTtcctctcctttttttttttcttcttcaattatTCAACTCCAATCTTAACATGTCATCGTTAAAGATTATCCAATTCTGAAAAAGCACTATATTTCGGGAGTAAAACTTGTGTGTCTCTGTGTTCTTGTTGAGTTCCTGTAGATTTCTTATTCAATAATGTCCATAAATTCATATCTTATACTATGATTAACGATGCAATCTTTAAGTTAAAAGACGTCTTTTTGACTCTATTAAGGTGGAGTGATTGTGTTCGCTATTCAATTCGTATCATGTgcttagattttttttatgtaaatGCATTTAACTTTTATCTTGTGCataataaataattatgtctttattgaatgatatggaggTCTAttatagacattacataaccacaatctgctagaattcagagtcctaatctattacagaaatatgaatatatttctaatatgaaacctaataagactaagacacacacaaggatagaatagtaattctctcggaacactccctccttgtgtcgcatgcctaagTCGCATGGTGCatacatcgttgcctcggtaaaaactttgtcaagcaaaataaaaacctcttgggtgaaaaacaaaaacttgatcaaaggaaaaaagagcacaacgcactgTTTATATTTGATAACATCATGTGAGTTAGACTCCTCTTGAaatctacgaaacaactccctcTGATTAGTATCATAATCTTGGAGTACATAGAACAACAtacacaacgttcattacatggcttctcaaaagtagtcttgggctaatgattaatcattaatctattcatacatccttagatcatacctGGTATACtgagccaaacttagatcttaggaaatatgattgcataacaactcaaaataagagtttgcaatgaagaTAAGATTCTCGAATAGAATAACCTTCACTCACCTAAACGgacataacttcttcgtcacaataggtatcagtgaaccgtaaaatgttatgGAAAGTAGGCACAGTGGCTTTCTAGTGACATAAatttcacaacctaattcgatCAAAgtagttcacagtgctctgtcgaagaTGACTGACTTGCGAATTCCCATACATAACTGttctactttgctaaaacggtcataactcactcaatgcGATAgcatgaacaaatggttggtgtctctGGAAAGTGGACACATAGAattttccaacggtaccaaattcaccatatttcattaaGTGAGCTGTtatgtaggtctcgttgaagttgacccacgaaactggacatattctaatttgtcacattcaatgtgtctttttcacaaaggaatgggggaatggactaatgaatgactgattttggtccgagacaGAACCATAcacatcctctacgctaccagtgtcgactactACACCAAAgtgtacgttgatgttgctggagctgcatGACGAAGTGATTGTAGTCGCTATTCAATTCGTATCATGTgcttagattttttttttatgtaaatGCATTTAACTTTTATCTGGTGCATGATGAATAACTGtgtctttattgaatgatataagggcctatataggcattacataaccacaatttcatatgattcagagtcctaatctattacaaaaatgcaaatctatctctaacatgaaacctaataaTTGTGGTCATTATGACACACAAATgtaaaatagtaattctcccgtaACATTATCATAATTTTGACCCGATGTTATGAATTAAATAGATTCATAATTAATCACGTGCTCTAGCGAGTGGCATTAAAATCGCATCATCTAATAAGGATGGAGAAACTGTCCCCTACTTCTTATAGTAGTAAAGATAATCACGACTAATTATTTCTGATTCTAAATAGAATTCATATGACTTTTTTGTGGATAATAATATTGCTTTCCTATTTAGTTATTACTTATCCACAATCCGGTAACGATGTTGTCTTTAGTTTCACAACTGCGTCTTCTTGGTCAGTCCTCAACTATTTTTCTTCATGCATTTTCCTAGGGAGTGCTAGTGGTTAAAAATGGATTTACTAAAGATGGATATCCGGTAAGACAATAACGTACAAGGAGGACAAATTGTATACAAGTGTAACTACCCTATCATATAGCCTCTTACTTCTCCCCTCAATTCCGCTTCAAAACTCGAAAGAGTTTTTCTTGCAATCGTGCCCGCGTTCTTCATGGTTGTGTGAAGAGCAAGTGAGTTATGGTTCTTAAGTTTCTATTCTTACTCTCTTAGTTTTATCGACCTTTTTTACTTGACGTGTATTCACAAAGGTGTTGTCTTTCAAGATATATTCGGTAAACCAAAATTTGGCGAAATGAGTATATTCGTGAGTATGTCAAATGATGGGGATGTTCGAGATTTCGAGTCTCCATTTCCCTTCGAAACTGAAAAAGATGAATTACATTATTGTTCTCACTACTTTTATTTACGTCAATAGCTAGCTAAATCATCTCCCATCTCCATCTCGCTATCTCCATCTCCTGATTCTCCTCCCTATTTTGGAACAAGGAAAATGACCATAAGAAACCACATGCCACATCTAAAGAAAACACAACCATTTTGACGCCACCTCCATTATTAATCACTTCCTACTCACCAAAGTGTGAAAGAATATTAAGTGTGAAATTGACATATCGATGTTAAGGTACGTATCACATGACACCACCATACAAGCACGTTCTTGCTTGGAACTCTGTtagaaatttaacaaaaacttAGGGTTTGGATGTAGATATGATGCTTCCCAGAAAAGATCATTCCTTGGTCACCACCATAGCCCACAGTACACTTGGTGAGATCGGTGTCGTATGTGTACAACTTACGTACAGACTCACAGTCAATAGTCATGTGCCAATACGCCAACTCTTTCTTTGTCACGATCGAGCTCTGAAAATATTCTAGCAATTCATTACGTACATTGCTATAGTGATGAATAAGCTCGATCAAATCGCACTTGACTGAGCAACAAAATTAGTTGATTAGTTGGTGTTGCAAGACATATAAGTGATACCGAATTTCTTTAGATAATGATATGCTTCTCTTTCACTTTCACCTTGATGTCCTTGTACATTTACTATTATAAGGTAAAGGTCCAAAGCCTTGACCCTAGAAGAGAAGGTAAACAATGACTGATATATCATACTCTCTGCTTTAACACCAGCTCGGGCAACTTGAccgttaaaaagaaaattttatgcATGCAGCAATATTAGCACATAGTTTTCGAACCAATTCAAGAATGGAAAATTATAGTACCAAAATGTTTGGACTCAAAATATTTTACAATTAAAGAgattatcaaatatatatgtcTCGCTTCACCTTAGAAACTTTGAGTTGAATAACCATCTATCCATGTAAACTCAAGTTAATTACTTGACACATTTTTTAGCATAATCGGAGTAAATAATTAAGATTCTCATATGCTTACTTATTAAAACTAGATAATAAAAAGACAAGCTAGCCACCAACCCCATAGTATATCCATTCCGGCCATTGCTATATATGTAAGCCCTAAAACCAAAGCCACCGCCCATCCTCGATCAACTCCTCCAAGAAACTAAACTACAGAgtcttgagagagagagagagagagagagaagcatAGAAAAAGCTTGTGATTATTGCAGCTATGGTGTTGGCATTGGCCATTGGGTCCAATGGTCAGGCACGGAGCTCCATCTGCCGCATGACCAAAGACGGCTTCATGGCCTGTGCTCCGTCAGTTACTGCAAGCGCGATTCCTGGGTTTAGTCCTACATCTCCCACGGCCGAGTGTTGCTCAGCTCTCTCCGTCGCCGACTTCCCGTGCCTGTGCTTCTTCATGAGAAACTCGAACATTCTCAATGCCTATGGAGTCGACCCCGCACTTGCCATGCAGCTCCTGCTAAATGCAACCTTCCCCGGTCCGTGCATTGCTAAAAAATATCGATCATCGATCATGGGGTTTTAGCTATAGTAGTCTAGTGCTGTTGTTTTTGTCAAATCTGTTCGTGTTTCTAACTTTCTACTACTTCCCTTTATTTTGAACTATATTGTTCTTTGATGTGTGGACGTGCGCGCGTTTAAATGATCCTGAAATGACATGACTCAATAGAGAAATTCTAATTCATTGGGCTTTTGGATACAATCAAATAGAAAACCTCAAATGCGCCATATTCTAGGAGCTCAAACTATATAATTGAATAAATCCTCCTCTAACTGTTGCAAGTCAGTAGTTGGAGTTGGCGGCTCTCCTAGGGTTCCCTGATCTGGGATCCCTGGGGAAGAGGATCAAGTTGGCCCTTGCGAACAGCTTGATGCACTATCTCCCTTCAACCATTTGAGCGAAATGCGgcaaaaggaaaataaatccATGGACCGACCCATTTGTCTCCACCCCGTAGGAACTACGAGATCACCCTAAGGACGCCTTCGACATCCAAGGGTCGCAGACCGATCAAAAATGGAGCTAGTTTAAGCTGTCAACCAAAtgataaaatagaaaattaataaataataaccACTGGTGGATGGAGTCTCGCTTAGTAAAGAGATTGTAGTACTTGTAAACGTTTTGTTGTAATCGACGATGTATAATTGAAGTGGCCAGTTTCAAAATCGTTCGTACGTAAATACACAACCGTTCaaatatgtgatttattcCTACAATATACATATTGGAAGAATGTAATGCGAATAGATCGAAATCGATATTTTGTCTACAAAATTTGAACTTTGGTTAGAAATAGATGGTGGAAACTTTATAAAATGAGATCCCCAAACCTTCTGCTAAATACGAAGTAGCGAAAATTAAGTAGCTGAGGTGAAATTAGGGTGCTATTAAATGTATCCGGCAAATACCCAGTATAATAAAATTGtcttacatttccatttttaacCCTATCATCCAGGGGCGGATCCTTTTTCAAGCATCCCTAAATCtattagaaataaaaaaattggtattattttttttattggagCTAGCATCCCATATTCCCTCTCACACTCAATCCATCTACcaatacatatacatacaCCCACCCACACTCAATTTCTCTCACACCAACCTATCCAATCTCACACGGACTAccaacttttttcttttttttcgtCTTTTTCTCTCTATGTGTCTTCTTCCcccttctttttttcatttttccatAAAATTAAATCTCTAACCCTAAAAACTATAGCGTAATTCTTAAATTAGAGTGATAGATCGCACTTGGGATTGAGCTCACTCCACCATTCTGCCAAGAAGTTATGCGCGGCCTCCACTCCTCTAGCGAGTACAATATGTCATGATCGAATTGGGGATTTTTCCTTTTGGGATTTTCTGGCTTTTCTGCGTTTGCTTTCCATCCATCTTCGGTTACATATGCTTGGAAAGTATTTTGATACAGGTAATGTAAAACAATCAGTTCAAAAATGTGAATCACATAGTATTTTGTGTACATTTGTTGAATCTCATCTTTTGTGtacattgtcaaaaaaaaatttgtcctTCGGccaaatttcaaaccctccctAGATTACAATTCTAGATAAACATCTCCTAAGCATCCGTCCACAATCTGCCACCAACGTCTCATCCACATTCGTCCCTCCAAAGCCCAGTATTGCAATTGGTCAAGTTTTGAACTACCATAGCTTCAAGCTTTTAAACAAGATCATTGATGCATCATAAAAAAATGATTTCATGTGTTGGAACCGGAATCATTGAGGCAATGTAAATACGTTATCAATAGCAAGGCAATAACTTTGGGTGGTTATAGGATGAATGAACTGAGATCTACGTCCAAGGAATAATGATACAAGCAAGATCCCAAGTAATCCAAATGAAGTAAAAGAGCCCAGAATTATGATCTATTAATTCCTGCTATCGTAGAATCTCTCAGATGTATTTTGAAGCAAGAATGtagaattaatcaaagattttCAAAAGAAACGGGGAATATTGCTTCGTGTTTGAGATTGGATGCATGAGCACAGAGCCACATATGAAGGAATCAGATGATAACTATGCAAGAGCACTAAGAAT from Argentina anserina chromosome 2, drPotAnse1.1, whole genome shotgun sequence carries:
- the LOC126785137 gene encoding UPF0496 protein At4g34320-like gives rise to the protein MGSHMSKKTAAETSSAAINLTTFQYTTDQLSTYEAACKVDADLQSFDTNLQNRTNQVISTLAAGVEVRALSFDSLKQVTECLLEMNQEVVKVILECKKDIWKNQELFELVEEYFENSLQTLDFCTALEKCLKRARDSQLLILVALQQFEEETEVGGSRYTRTLAELKNFKAAGDPFTGEFFQMFQTVYRQQLIMLEKLHIRKNKLDKKLKYINAWRKVSSIIFVATFAAVLICSVVAAAMAAPPVAAALAAATSIPIGSMGKWIDSLWKNYESAMKGQKEVISSMQVGTYVAIKDLDSIRVLIDRLEIEIQSLIDDASFAIEQEAVRIAIDEIKKKLGVFMKNVEELGSQADMCSRDIRRARTVVLQRIIKHSNN